In Amyelois transitella isolate CPQ chromosome 13, ilAmyTran1.1, whole genome shotgun sequence, a genomic segment contains:
- the LOC106129251 gene encoding COP9 signalosome complex subunit 7b, whose amino-acid sequence MNPMSMDRDEPSSLLSFSTNHPLEQFVLLAKGAKGSACAELIKQVLEAPGVHVFGELLEMPNIQELETGPYATHFKTLNLFAYGTYKDYLKNKSDYLELNPIQCKKLQHLTIATLATQEKCIPYSVLLKELDIKNVRDLEDLIIEAIYADIIHGKLDQECKRVEVDVALGRDARLEDAASIADVLADWCNSCEAVLSSVDRHIQRANNHKQKSIRHQQTVEQEIMFVKKTLRAQAEEENASGVTETHAAPKKNSGKGKTPRNAAKFWQKST is encoded by the exons ATGAATCCCATGTCAATGGACAGAGACGAACCATCGTCCTTGTTGTCGTTCTCCACAAACCATCCACTGGAGCAATTTGTGCTGCTGGCCAAAGGTGCCAAGGGCTCAGCTTGTGCCGAACTCATAAAACAAGTCCTAGAAGCTCCGGGCGTACACGTATTTGGAGAATTACTGGAAATGCCGAACATACAAGAG ttgGAGACAGGGCCATATGCAACTCACTTCAAAACACTAAATCTCTTTGCATATGGCACTTACAAGgactatttgaaaaataagtcAGATTACCTAGAGTTAAACCCGATACAGTGCAAGAAACTACAGCATCTCACGATTGCAACCCTCGCCACACAAGAGAAGTGTATTCCTTACAGTGTGCTGCTCAAAGAACTGGACATCAAAAATGTTAGGGATTTAGAAGATCTCATTATAGAAGCAATATATGCAG ATATAATCCACGGTAAATTGGACCAAGAATGCAAGCGGGTGGAAGTGGATGTGGCACTCGGGCGGGACGCTCGTCTAGAAGATGCCGCCTCCATAGCAGACGTGCTCGCGGACTGGTGCAACTCTTGCGAGGCCGTCCTCAGTTCTGTAGATAGGCACATTCAGAGGGCTAATAATCACAAGCAAAAATCAATAAGGCACCAGCAAACTGTTGAGCAGGAA ATCATGTTCGTGAAAAAGACCTTAAGAGCTCAAGCCGAGGAAGAAAACGCGTCGGGAGTGACTGAAACTCACGCAGCCCCAAAAAAAAACTCCGGCAAAGGAAAAACACCACGGAATGCAGCTAAATTCTGGCAGAAGAGCACTTAA